The Anaerotignum propionicum DSM 1682 sequence ATTTGTTCTGAAGAAAGCTGATTCATATGAGGGTGGGTGGAAGAGTGGTTGCCCAAATCATGACCTGCCTCTGCAATTTTCTTTACCTCTTCGGGATAATCCGTTACCCAATAGCCACAAAGGAAAAAAGTCGCTTTTACTTCATTGTCTGCGAGAATTTGTAATAATTGGTCTGTGTCTTCAGCGCCCCAAGCGGCATCAAAGCTGATGGATACTTGTGGTTTATCGGTTTCGACGCAGTAAATGGGTAGCTTCCTCTCGTTCTTTGCAGAAATAATTAAGGAGACTTTCGTTGCAGCAGGGGGAACAACGCAGGTAACTACACCTACGCAGGCAATTGCTGCCACTGCAAATAAAATATGCTTTTTTTTGATATGTATTGCTTTAAATAATTTCATTATGCTACCTCCGAGCTTTTTTACCAATATATCGATTTATGAGTGAAAATATGAAAAAAACGACTTGACAAATGCAAAAAATTAGAATAGTATAAATATGTGCTTACTAACTAAACATATATAAAGAAGGTGAAAAATTGACACAAAGAGAGCGGGAAATATACGAAATTATCCGTGATATGCCCATGATTGAGCAAAGTGAAATTGCCCAGAAGCTAAACATAACCCGTAGCTCCGTGGCTGTGCACATCACGAATTTGCAGAAGAAGGGATATATTCTGGGACGAGGCTATTTGCTTAAGGAGCAGGATTACATCATCGGAATCGGTGCGGCAAATGTGGATATCCACGGCATGAGCAAAAAGAGTATTATTTTAAGGGACAGCAACCCCGGAAATATGAATTCTTCCGCAGGTGGGGTTACAAGAAATGTTTCGGAAAATCTGGCAAGGCTTGGAGCACCAGTGAGGCTGATTACGGCTTTGGGTGACGATATCTATGCAGATCAGATTCGCAACGAATGTACTGCCGCGGGTATTGATTTTTCTCACAGCATGGTAGTTGAAAAGCATCCTTCTTCAACATATATCTCAATTTTAGATGAAAGCGGAGATATGTTTGTTGCCATGTCTGATATGTCGGTATTACAACGCATGAATATGGAATTTTTGAAGTCAAAATCCGGCATCATCAGCGGAGCCAAATATATTACCTGCGATGCAGGACTTCCTGAAGAGGTTTTGGAGGGGATTCTTGATGTGTATGGAAGCCAAACCCCTGTTTTTATTGACCCGGTTTCTTGTACCTATGCGGAGAAACTAAAGCCAATTATAGGCAAGGTCGATACATTAAAACCGAACCGCATGGAGATGGAAGTCATCAGTGGGATGAAAATACAAAGTGAAACTGATTTAGAGCGGGCATCAGATGTGCTTTTGGAAAAAGGTCTAAAGCATATTTATGTGAGCTTAGGTGCTGACGGTTGTTTTTATATGAATCGGGATGGCGTAAAAATAAAACGAGCGCTAAAGCCCTTAGATCAAATGGTAAATGCCACCGGCGGTGGAGATGCATTTATGGCTGCCGTGCTGTATGCAAGGTTATTTGATTTTAATGTAGATGAAACGGTGGACTTTGCTTTAGCAGCAGGTGTTGCAGCCATCTCCTATAAAGGAACTATAAATCCGAA is a genomic window containing:
- a CDS encoding PfkB family carbohydrate kinase, which produces MTQREREIYEIIRDMPMIEQSEIAQKLNITRSSVAVHITNLQKKGYILGRGYLLKEQDYIIGIGAANVDIHGMSKKSIILRDSNPGNMNSSAGGVTRNVSENLARLGAPVRLITALGDDIYADQIRNECTAAGIDFSHSMVVEKHPSSTYISILDESGDMFVAMSDMSVLQRMNMEFLKSKSGIISGAKYITCDAGLPEEVLEGILDVYGSQTPVFIDPVSCTYAEKLKPIIGKVDTLKPNRMEMEVISGMKIQSETDLERASDVLLEKGLKHIYVSLGADGCFYMNRDGVKIKRALKPLDQMVNATGGGDAFMAAVLYARLFDFNVDETVDFALAAGVAAISYKGTINPNMSVNLIEKVLEERK
- a CDS encoding polysaccharide deacetylase family protein, giving the protein MKLFKAIHIKKKHILFAVAAIACVGVVTCVVPPAATKVSLIISAKNERKLPIYCVETDKPQVSISFDAAWGAEDTDQLLQILADNEVKATFFLCGYWVTDYPEEVKKIAEAGHDLGNHSSTHPHMNQLSSEQIAKELADCHKAVKDLTGIEMNLFRPPFGEYNNTVIETSFANSYYPIQWDIDTLERKTTAQKSRLLRQSFIPF